From the genome of Eublepharis macularius isolate TG4126 chromosome 12, MPM_Emac_v1.0, whole genome shotgun sequence, one region includes:
- the LOC129340508 gene encoding transmembrane protein 100-like, whose protein sequence is MSYDIVTVNMEREEVCLPRLDPRLLSTTTGGTEASWQDCLLPFGLVLGVIGLAATSVACAHDPPGSVLAIIGFTLLGVGVLGMATSCWCRRYRRRKREWDGSWSVLVGDTQAKKPIV, encoded by the coding sequence ATGTCTTACGATATTGTGACAGTGAACATGGAGAGGGAAGAGGTTTGCCTGCCACGCCTTGATCCCCGTCTCCTGAGCACCACCACAGGAGGCACAGAGGCTTCGTGGCAGGACTGCCTGCTGCCCTTCGGACTGGTGCTGGGCGTCATTGGGCTGGCAGCCACCAGTGTAGCGTGTGCCCACGATCCTCCAGGCTCTGTATTGGCTATAATTGGGTTCACCTTGCTTGGGGTTGGCGTGCTGGGGATGGCCACTAGCTGCTGGTGCCGGCGTTAccggaggaggaagagagagtgGGACGGCAGCTGGTCCGTGCTGGTGGGGGATacacaagcaaaaaaacccaTTGTGTGA
- the RPL28 gene encoding 60S ribosomal protein L28 has translation MSAHLQWMIVRNCSSFLIKRNKQTYSTEPNNLKARNSFRYNGLIHRKTVGVEPAADGKGVVVVLKKRAGQRKPVTSYEKITINKNARATLSSLRHIIRKNNYRKDLRMAALRRASAILRSQKPVVVKKKKTRATKAP, from the exons ATGTCTGCCCATCTGCAGTGGATGATCGTGCGCAACTGTTCGAGTTTCCTTATCAAAAGGAACAAGCAAACATACAGCACG gaacccaACAACCTTAAAGCTCGCAACTCTTTCCGCTACAATGGGCTGATCCATCGCAAGACTgtaggggtggagcctgcagcTGATGGGAAGGGAGTCGTTGTGGTCCTCAAGAAACGTGCAG GCCAGCGGAAACCAGTCACCTCCTACGAGAAGATCACCATCAACAAAAATGCACGTGCCACGCTCAGCAGCCTCCGCCACATCATCCGCAAGAACAATTACCGCAAGGACCTGCGTATG GCTGCCTTGCGTCGTGCTAGTGCGATTTTGCGGAGCCAGAAGCCGGTGgtggtgaagaagaagaagacccgGGCAACCAAGGCACCCTAA